A stretch of Lysinibacillus agricola DNA encodes these proteins:
- a CDS encoding Fur family transcriptional regulator, with the protein MNVSRAWEILKENGFKKTDKRELILDMFAATDKYLTARDLLDVLKKDFPGMSFDTIYRNLATFVKLGILEETELSGERNFRMHCESEHHHHHFICMDCGNVKELNLCPMEMLGEKLPDYEIENHKFEIYGKCPDCKHEAL; encoded by the coding sequence GTGAATGTTTCAAGAGCGTGGGAAATTTTAAAAGAGAACGGCTTTAAAAAAACAGATAAGCGGGAATTAATATTAGATATGTTTGCAGCAACAGATAAATATTTAACGGCTCGAGATTTATTAGATGTTTTGAAAAAAGATTTTCCAGGTATGAGTTTTGATACAATCTATCGCAACCTAGCAACGTTTGTGAAGCTTGGAATACTAGAAGAAACTGAGTTATCTGGGGAACGGAATTTCCGTATGCATTGCGAATCTGAACATCATCACCATCATTTTATTTGTATGGACTGTGGCAATGTTAAGGAGCTAAATCTCTGCCCTATGGAAATGCTTGGAGAAAAGCTGCCAGACTATGAAATTGAAAATCATAAATTTGAGATTTATGGTAAGTGTCCAGATTGTAAGCATGAAGCTTTGTAA
- a CDS encoding metal ABC transporter permease: protein MIEAIFNYEFLQNAFFSGLLIGILAPLLGVFIVVRRLSLIADALSHVTLAGIAGSLYISQSVTALAMLNPIYLGILASVSGSILIERLRRLYKHYEELAIPIIMSGGIGISAIFISLASGFSTDLMSYLFGSVSAVSRQDLWVVVGIAAVVIIFLLLFFKELFVLSFDEEYAKASGLPARWIHLLFMIVTALVIAASMRIVGILLVSSLMTLPVAAAMRLAKGFKQTIIYAIVFGETAVLIGLVSAFYLDLAPGGTIVVTSILILLLVILGKKLVFRMAAKQEEVAQ, encoded by the coding sequence ATGATTGAAGCAATTTTTAACTATGAATTTTTACAAAATGCCTTTTTCTCTGGGCTATTAATTGGCATATTGGCACCGCTGCTAGGTGTTTTTATTGTCGTTCGCAGGCTTTCGCTTATTGCAGATGCCTTGTCACATGTGACACTCGCAGGTATAGCGGGAAGCTTATATATCAGCCAATCTGTTACAGCCTTGGCAATGCTAAATCCAATTTATTTAGGCATACTTGCCTCTGTCAGTGGTTCGATTTTAATTGAGCGTCTTAGACGTTTATATAAGCACTATGAAGAGCTTGCTATTCCAATTATTATGTCAGGTGGGATTGGTATTAGTGCTATTTTTATCTCACTTGCAAGTGGCTTTAGCACGGATTTAATGAGCTATTTATTTGGTTCAGTGTCAGCTGTGTCACGTCAGGATTTATGGGTAGTGGTGGGAATTGCTGCCGTTGTCATTATCTTTTTGTTGTTATTTTTTAAGGAGCTTTTTGTTTTATCTTTTGACGAGGAATATGCAAAAGCTAGCGGTTTACCTGCACGTTGGATTCATCTCTTATTTATGATTGTGACAGCACTTGTTATTGCTGCAAGTATGCGTATCGTAGGTATTTTACTAGTGTCCTCACTGATGACGTTACCAGTAGCTGCTGCAATGCGACTTGCAAAGGGCTTTAAGCAAACAATCATCTATGCAATTGTCTTTGGCGAAACGGCTGTGTTGATCGGTCTAGTCAGTGCTTTTTATTTAGATTTAGCACCTGGTGGTACAATTGTCGTCACTTCTATCTTAATTTTGTTACTTGTAATACTAGGAAAAAAATTAGTATTTAGAATGGCTGCAAAGCAAGAGGAGGTAGCACAGTGA